Proteins encoded in a region of the Streptomyces liliiviolaceus genome:
- a CDS encoding nucleotidyltransferase domain-containing protein: MDTQNILLSGIVGSTAYGLAREGSDVDRLGMFAAPTEDFHGLHGPKETHVTTKPDNTLHEAAKWCRLALGGNPTVTELVWLPDELYEVRTPLGDELIGIRTTLLSAKRVRDAYLGYATQQFKRLYDRGAASASASAETRRRTAKHARHLRRLCHQGFELYAGGALTIRVEDPDDYHRFGEQVAADAMVALPLLQRYEAAFDKTRSALPDQPDEAPAEAWLRRVRAAYYTRSGP; this comes from the coding sequence GTGGACACCCAGAACATCCTGTTGTCCGGCATCGTCGGTTCGACCGCGTACGGACTGGCCCGCGAGGGCTCCGACGTGGACCGGCTCGGCATGTTCGCCGCCCCCACCGAGGACTTCCACGGCCTGCACGGGCCGAAGGAGACCCACGTCACGACCAAGCCCGACAACACCCTCCACGAAGCGGCCAAGTGGTGCAGGCTCGCCCTGGGCGGCAACCCGACCGTGACCGAACTGGTGTGGCTGCCCGACGAGTTGTACGAGGTCCGCACCCCGCTCGGCGACGAACTGATCGGCATCCGCACGACCCTGCTCAGCGCGAAACGGGTCCGCGACGCCTATCTCGGCTACGCCACCCAGCAGTTCAAGCGGCTCTACGACCGCGGGGCCGCCTCAGCCTCCGCCAGCGCGGAGACCCGCAGGCGCACCGCCAAGCACGCCCGGCATCTGCGCCGCCTGTGCCACCAGGGCTTCGAGCTGTACGCCGGCGGCGCCCTCACCATCCGCGTCGAGGACCCGGACGACTACCACCGCTTCGGCGAGCAGGTGGCGGCGGACGCGATGGTCGCGCTGCCCCTGCTCCAGCGGTACGAGGCGGCCTTCGACAAGACCCGCAGCGCACTGCCGGACCAGCCCGACGAGGCCCCCGCCGAGGCGTGGCTGCGCCGGGTCCGGGCCGCGTACTACACGCGGTCCGGACCGTGA
- the urtC gene encoding urea ABC transporter permease subunit UrtC — MTLFKGAPALKGPSVSTGRPARAWAGFAAAAVALFALAPLALSDFRLGLLAKYLCTAMVAVGICLAWGRGGLLTLGQGVFFGLGGYAMAMHLKIADAGPGNLPDFMQLYGTATELPWWWRPFGNPLFALAATVLLPMAVAAILGSFIFRRRVKGAYFAILSQALAAAFAIWLIGQQATTGGTNGLTDIQGFFGYDLDDPVNQRMVYFVIAAVLLLLIALVRQLIHSRYGELLVAVRDSEERVRFLGYDPANVKLVAYVVAAGTAGLAGALFVPAVGIISPAMIGIVPSIEFVIGAAVGGRASLAGAVLGAIGVAWAKTALSEEFPAAWTYFQGLLFIVALAFLPGGLVSLAQIVRRRRASHTSGDAEGDGDADPDTNAETDGGAGREKSSALPLGGAV; from the coding sequence ATGACCCTGTTCAAAGGCGCCCCGGCGCTCAAGGGCCCGTCGGTGTCCACCGGCCGCCCGGCCCGCGCGTGGGCCGGGTTCGCCGCCGCGGCCGTCGCCCTGTTCGCGCTCGCGCCGCTGGCGCTCTCCGACTTCCGGCTCGGGCTGCTCGCCAAGTACCTGTGCACCGCGATGGTCGCCGTCGGCATCTGTCTGGCCTGGGGCCGCGGCGGCCTGCTCACGCTCGGCCAGGGCGTGTTCTTCGGGCTCGGCGGCTACGCCATGGCGATGCATCTGAAGATCGCGGACGCGGGCCCCGGCAACCTCCCCGACTTCATGCAGCTGTACGGCACCGCCACCGAACTCCCCTGGTGGTGGCGGCCGTTCGGGAACCCGCTGTTCGCCCTCGCGGCCACCGTGCTGCTGCCCATGGCCGTCGCCGCGATCCTCGGTTCGTTCATCTTCCGCCGCCGGGTCAAGGGCGCGTACTTCGCGATCCTGAGCCAGGCGCTCGCGGCGGCCTTCGCGATCTGGCTGATCGGCCAGCAGGCGACGACCGGCGGCACCAACGGACTCACCGACATCCAGGGCTTCTTCGGCTACGACCTCGACGACCCGGTCAACCAGCGGATGGTGTACTTCGTCATCGCCGCCGTCCTGCTGCTCCTGATCGCCCTGGTCCGGCAGCTGATCCACAGCCGCTACGGCGAACTCCTCGTCGCCGTGCGGGACTCGGAGGAGCGGGTGCGCTTCCTCGGGTACGACCCGGCGAACGTGAAGCTCGTCGCGTACGTCGTCGCGGCCGGCACCGCCGGGCTCGCGGGGGCACTGTTCGTGCCCGCGGTCGGCATCATCTCCCCCGCGATGATCGGCATCGTGCCGTCGATCGAGTTCGTCATCGGCGCCGCGGTCGGCGGCCGGGCGAGCCTCGCCGGGGCGGTGCTGGGCGCGATCGGGGTGGCGTGGGCGAAGACGGCCCTGTCGGAGGAGTTCCCGGCGGCCTGGACGTACTTCCAGGGGCTGTTGTTCATCGTGGCCCTGGCGTTCCTGCCGGGCGGTCTCGTCTCCCTGGCCCAGATCGTACGGCGGCGCAGAGCCTCGCACACGAGCGGGGACGCCGAGGGAGACGGCGATGCGGACCCGGACACGAACGCGGAGACGGATGGGGGCGCCGGCAGGGAGAAGTCGTCCGCCCTTCCGCTGGGAGGAGCGGTATGA
- the ssuE gene encoding NADPH-dependent FMN reductase — MATVLSVSGSPSASSRTNRLLRHLDNRLTAQGHEVIPLDVRTIPAEALLGADFRHPAIVEATALVARADGVVIGTPVYKAAYSGVLKALLDLLPQYALTGKTVLPLATGGTTAHVLAIDYALRPVLSSMGAQHIVQGWFTLDKDIVVGEDGGLTVAPAATEALTLVLDQFSEALGRRPVLAAAS; from the coding sequence ATGGCCACCGTCCTGTCCGTCTCCGGCAGCCCCTCCGCCTCCTCCCGCACCAACCGCCTGCTGCGCCACCTCGACAACCGGCTGACCGCACAGGGCCACGAGGTGATCCCGCTCGACGTCCGTACGATCCCCGCCGAGGCGCTGCTCGGCGCCGACTTCCGGCATCCGGCGATCGTCGAGGCCACCGCCCTCGTCGCACGGGCCGACGGCGTCGTCATCGGCACGCCCGTCTACAAGGCCGCCTACTCCGGGGTGCTCAAGGCACTGCTCGACCTCCTCCCGCAGTACGCCCTCACCGGCAAGACCGTGCTGCCCCTGGCCACCGGTGGGACGACGGCACATGTGCTGGCCATCGACTACGCGCTGCGCCCGGTGCTCAGCTCCATGGGTGCCCAACACATAGTTCAGGGCTGGTTCACCCTCGACAAGGACATCGTGGTCGGCGAGGACGGCGGCCTCACCGTGGCACCCGCGGCCACCGAGGCACTGACCCTGGTCCTCGACCAGTTCTCCGAGGCGCTGGGCCGCCGGCCCGTCCTGGCCGCGGCGAGCTGA
- the urtA gene encoding urea ABC transporter substrate-binding protein, which translates to MIAGAAAFAAAVALTACGAKTDAAGGSSDRAAKADTSGDTVKVGLLNSLSGTMAISEVTVRDSLKLAIEEINASGGVLGKKIEPVSEDGASDWPTFAEKAAKLIKEDRVAATFGCWTSASRKAVKPVFEKNKSLLFYPVQYEGLEESPYIFYTGATTNQQIVPALDYLKSRGEKSIYLVGSDYVFPRTANKIIKAYAKANGMKVLGEDYAPLGSTEFSTIANKVKASKADAVFNTLNGDSNVAFFKEYKSAGLTARSMPVVSVSIAEEEVKSIGPQYLAGQLTAWNYYQTTSGAANTAFVKAYKAKYGQDKPTSDPMEAAYTSVHLWKAMVEKAKSFDPEKVKAASDGITFDAPEGTVTVDGASQHIHKTARIGKIGTDGLIEQVWDSGKPIEPDPFLKGYDWASGLS; encoded by the coding sequence GTGATCGCGGGCGCCGCCGCATTCGCCGCCGCCGTCGCGCTCACCGCGTGCGGCGCCAAGACCGACGCCGCGGGCGGCTCGTCCGACCGGGCCGCGAAGGCCGACACGAGCGGCGACACCGTCAAGGTCGGCCTGCTCAACTCGCTCTCCGGCACCATGGCGATCAGCGAGGTGACCGTACGCGACTCCCTGAAGCTGGCGATCGAGGAGATCAACGCCTCCGGCGGAGTCCTCGGCAAGAAGATCGAACCGGTCAGCGAGGACGGCGCCTCCGACTGGCCGACCTTCGCCGAGAAGGCGGCCAAGCTCATCAAGGAGGACCGGGTCGCGGCCACCTTCGGCTGCTGGACCTCCGCGAGCCGCAAAGCGGTGAAACCCGTCTTCGAGAAGAACAAGTCCCTGCTGTTCTATCCCGTGCAGTACGAGGGCCTTGAGGAGTCCCCGTACATCTTCTACACGGGGGCGACCACCAATCAGCAGATCGTTCCGGCGCTCGACTATCTCAAGAGCCGGGGCGAGAAGAGCATTTATCTCGTCGGCAGCGACTATGTCTTCCCGCGCACCGCCAACAAGATCATCAAGGCGTACGCGAAGGCCAACGGCATGAAGGTGCTCGGCGAGGACTACGCGCCGCTGGGCTCCACGGAGTTCAGCACGATCGCCAACAAGGTGAAGGCGTCCAAGGCCGACGCGGTCTTCAACACCCTCAACGGCGACTCGAACGTGGCCTTCTTCAAGGAGTACAAGTCGGCGGGTCTCACCGCCAGGAGCATGCCGGTCGTCTCGGTGTCGATCGCCGAGGAGGAGGTGAAGTCGATCGGACCGCAGTACCTGGCGGGCCAGTTGACGGCCTGGAACTACTACCAGACGACGTCCGGCGCGGCGAACACCGCGTTCGTGAAGGCGTACAAGGCCAAGTACGGCCAGGACAAGCCGACCAGTGACCCGATGGAGGCCGCGTACACCTCGGTCCATCTGTGGAAGGCCATGGTCGAGAAGGCGAAGTCCTTCGATCCGGAGAAGGTCAAGGCGGCCTCGGACGGCATCACCTTCGACGCCCCCGAGGGCACGGTCACCGTGGACGGCGCGAGCCAGCACATCCACAAGACCGCCCGGATCGGGAAGATCGGCACCGACGGGCTCATCGAGCAGGTGTGGGACTCCGGCAAGCCGATCGAGCCCGACCCGTTCCTCAAGGGCTACGACTGGGCCTCCGGCCTCTCCTGA
- the urtD gene encoding urea ABC transporter ATP-binding protein UrtD, which yields MSELSGLEIRGLRVSFDGFTAVDGVDLDVTPGDLRFLIGPNGAGKTTLVDAVTGLVKAQGSVLFGGAELLGRSVHRIARSGIGRTFQTATVFEELTVLQNLDIAAGAGRGMLTMLRRRKGVPEPVARALETVGLTDQADSLAGTLAHGQKQWLEIGMLLVQDVRLLLLDEPVAGMSHDEREATGELLEHISEERTVVVIEHDMDFMRSFARSVSVLHAGRVLSEGTVAEVQADPRVQEVYLGHAAGGAVASATVPEVGGV from the coding sequence ATGAGTGAGCTCTCGGGGCTGGAGATACGCGGACTGCGGGTGTCCTTCGACGGGTTCACCGCGGTCGACGGGGTGGATCTCGACGTGACGCCGGGCGACCTCCGCTTTCTGATCGGGCCGAACGGCGCGGGCAAGACCACGCTCGTCGACGCCGTCACCGGACTCGTGAAGGCACAGGGCTCGGTCCTCTTCGGGGGCGCGGAACTGCTCGGCCGGAGCGTGCACCGGATCGCCCGGTCGGGCATCGGCCGGACCTTCCAGACCGCCACCGTCTTCGAGGAGCTGACGGTCCTGCAGAACCTGGACATCGCGGCCGGCGCCGGGCGCGGCATGTTGACGATGCTGCGGCGCCGCAAGGGCGTGCCGGAGCCCGTCGCCCGCGCGCTGGAGACGGTCGGGCTCACCGACCAGGCCGACAGCCTCGCCGGCACGCTCGCGCACGGCCAGAAGCAGTGGCTGGAGATCGGCATGCTGCTCGTGCAGGACGTGCGGCTGCTGCTGCTCGACGAGCCGGTCGCCGGGATGAGCCACGACGAACGGGAGGCCACGGGCGAGCTGTTGGAGCACATCAGCGAGGAGCGGACCGTGGTCGTCATCGAGCACGACATGGACTTCATGCGGTCCTTCGCGCGCAGCGTCAGCGTGCTGCACGCGGGACGGGTGCTCAGCGAGGGGACCGTGGCCGAGGTCCAGGCCGACCCCAGGGTGCAGGAGGTGTACCTCGGTCACGCGGCCGGCGGTGCCGTGGCGAGCGCGACCGTACCGGAGGTGGGAGGCGTATGA
- a CDS encoding LLM class flavin-dependent oxidoreductase — MSLTFHWFLPTNGDSRHVVGGGHGTPATVSGRDRPPTVAYLSQIARAAEDLGFVGALTPTGAWCEDAWLTTAMVSQHTERLKFLVAFRPGFVSPTLAAQMASTFQRQSGGRLLLNVVTGGESHEQRAYGDFLDKDARYRRTGEFLEIVRGLWEGRTVDLDGEFLKVEDATLARVPDPVPEVYFGGSSPVAGEVAAKHVDVYLTWGEPPAQVAEKIAWVRALAEKEGRTVRFGIRLHVITRDTSEQAWAEAERLLAGFDPETVKSVQAGLARSESEGQQRMLALHGGGSRDGLEIHPNLWAGIGLVRGGAGTALVGSHDEVAERIGEYHRLGIDEFVLSGYPHLEEAYWFGEGVLPRLAAQGLWQHPFAARPAPSAQVPFAS; from the coding sequence GTGTCCCTCACCTTCCACTGGTTCCTGCCCACCAACGGCGACAGCCGCCATGTCGTCGGCGGCGGCCACGGCACCCCGGCCACGGTGTCCGGCCGGGACCGGCCGCCGACGGTCGCGTATCTGAGCCAGATCGCCCGCGCGGCCGAGGACCTCGGCTTCGTCGGCGCGCTCACGCCCACCGGCGCATGGTGCGAGGACGCCTGGCTGACCACCGCGATGGTCAGCCAGCACACCGAGCGGCTGAAGTTCCTGGTCGCCTTCCGGCCCGGGTTCGTCTCGCCGACGCTCGCCGCGCAGATGGCGTCCACCTTCCAGCGCCAGTCCGGCGGACGCCTCCTCCTCAACGTCGTCACCGGCGGCGAGAGCCACGAGCAGCGCGCGTACGGCGACTTCCTCGACAAGGACGCCCGCTACCGCCGTACCGGAGAGTTCCTGGAGATCGTCCGCGGTCTGTGGGAGGGCAGGACCGTCGATCTGGACGGCGAGTTCCTCAAGGTCGAGGACGCCACACTGGCCCGTGTGCCCGACCCGGTCCCCGAGGTGTACTTCGGCGGCTCCTCGCCCGTCGCCGGTGAGGTCGCCGCCAAGCACGTGGACGTCTACCTCACCTGGGGCGAGCCGCCCGCGCAGGTCGCCGAGAAGATCGCGTGGGTGCGCGCGCTGGCCGAGAAGGAGGGCCGCACCGTCCGGTTCGGCATCCGGCTGCACGTCATCACCCGGGACACATCCGAGCAGGCGTGGGCGGAGGCGGAACGGCTGCTCGCCGGGTTCGACCCGGAGACCGTGAAGTCCGTACAGGCCGGACTGGCCCGCAGCGAGTCCGAGGGCCAGCAGCGCATGCTCGCCCTGCACGGCGGCGGCAGCCGGGACGGCCTGGAGATCCACCCCAACCTCTGGGCGGGCATCGGCCTCGTGCGCGGCGGCGCGGGCACCGCCCTGGTCGGCAGCCACGACGAGGTCGCCGAACGCATCGGCGAGTACCACCGCCTGGGCATCGACGAGTTCGTGCTCTCCGGCTACCCGCACCTGGAGGAGGCGTACTGGTTCGGCGAGGGCGTCCTGCCCCGGCTCGCCGCACAGGGCCTGTGGCAGCATCCGTTCGCCGCCCGGCCGGCTCCCTCGGCACAGGTCCCGTTCGCGAGCTGA
- the urtB gene encoding urea ABC transporter permease subunit UrtB, giving the protein MTVILGQTFTGISIGAVLLLIALGLSLTFGQMNVINMAHGEFIMAGAYTTYVLQKSISGAGLSLLVALPVAFLVAGALGALLEWVLIRRLYLRPLDTLLVTWGVSLMLQQLARDIFGAPNVQTRAPDWLTGNITVLGGDDPLTFANSRLFILALAVAAVVALSLTLRLTSLGRRIRGVVQNRDLAEVSGISTSRVDRTAFFLGSGLAGVAGVALTLVGPIGPTMGTNIIIDAFLVIVVGGIGQLKGTVIVAFALGVMQSVLEYSTTVSVAKVLVLVAIVAFLQWRPQGLYTLRTRSLV; this is encoded by the coding sequence ATGACCGTGATCCTCGGTCAGACCTTCACCGGCATCAGCATCGGTGCCGTCCTGCTGCTCATCGCGCTCGGACTCTCGCTCACCTTCGGCCAGATGAACGTCATCAACATGGCCCACGGCGAGTTCATCATGGCCGGCGCCTACACCACGTACGTCCTCCAGAAGTCCATCTCCGGCGCCGGCCTGTCCCTCCTCGTGGCGCTGCCCGTCGCCTTCCTGGTGGCGGGCGCGCTCGGCGCGCTGCTGGAGTGGGTGCTCATCCGGCGTCTGTATCTGCGCCCGCTCGACACGCTGCTCGTCACCTGGGGTGTGTCGCTGATGCTCCAGCAGCTCGCCCGCGACATCTTCGGCGCGCCCAACGTGCAGACCCGCGCGCCCGACTGGCTCACCGGGAACATCACCGTCCTCGGCGGCGACGACCCGCTGACCTTCGCCAACAGCCGGCTGTTCATCCTCGCCCTCGCGGTGGCGGCCGTCGTCGCGCTGTCGCTCACACTGCGGCTGACCTCGCTCGGCCGCCGGATCCGCGGGGTCGTGCAGAACAGGGACCTGGCCGAGGTGTCGGGCATCTCCACCTCGCGGGTGGACCGGACCGCGTTCTTCCTCGGCTCCGGGCTCGCCGGGGTCGCGGGTGTCGCGCTGACGCTGGTCGGCCCGATCGGACCCACGATGGGCACCAACATCATCATCGACGCGTTCCTGGTGATCGTGGTCGGCGGCATCGGACAGCTCAAGGGCACGGTGATCGTCGCGTTCGCCCTCGGAGTCATGCAGTCCGTCCTGGAGTACTCCACCACCGTCAGCGTGGCGAAGGTGCTCGTCCTCGTGGCCATCGTCGCCTTCCTCCAGTGGCGGCCCCAGGGGCTGTACACCCTGCGTACGAGGAGTCTCGTATGA
- a CDS encoding SfnB family sulfur acquisition oxidoreductase, producing the protein MSADTTTETPPERGTTETAPERGATETAPGRGAAEVIADDAEALAVAAALADEFRSGASDRDAGRRLPREELDRLSGSGLLAVTVPAEHGGADVTQQTLAEIFRLLASADASLAQIPQSHFVYVNVIRRQGTAQQRAFFFGEVLAGRRLGNAQSEAGTKHVQDIRTRLARRPDGSYVLTGVKQYSTGALFADWIPVLARTEDDALHVAYVPRDAEGLTVVDDWDGMGQRTTASGTVRLDAVQVPADRVLPHHLTFQGPQLHGAVAQLLHAAIDAGIAAGALSEAVDFVRTKSRPWFESGFETAAEDPLLIQRFGELAVQVRATEALLGVAAREIDTARAGLTEESAAEASVAVAAAKAHAAATAVEVSSALFEVSGTRSALDSLNLHRHWRDARTHTLHDPARWKIQHIGRYVLNGTLPPRHGLL; encoded by the coding sequence ATGTCAGCGGACACCACCACCGAGACCCCTCCCGAACGGGGCACCACCGAGACGGCTCCGGAACGGGGCGCCACCGAGACCGCTCCCGGACGGGGCGCCGCCGAGGTCATCGCCGACGACGCCGAAGCCCTGGCCGTGGCCGCCGCCCTCGCCGACGAGTTCCGGTCCGGGGCCTCCGACCGGGACGCCGGACGCAGGCTCCCGCGCGAGGAGCTGGACCGCCTCTCCGGCTCCGGCCTGCTCGCCGTCACCGTGCCCGCCGAGCACGGCGGCGCCGACGTGACCCAGCAGACGCTCGCCGAGATCTTCCGCCTCCTCGCCTCCGCCGACGCCAGCCTCGCCCAGATCCCGCAGAGCCACTTCGTCTACGTCAACGTGATCCGCCGCCAGGGGACCGCGCAGCAGCGCGCGTTCTTCTTCGGCGAGGTGCTGGCCGGGCGCCGCCTCGGCAACGCCCAGTCGGAGGCCGGCACGAAGCACGTCCAGGACATCCGCACCCGGCTGGCACGGCGGCCGGACGGCTCGTACGTCCTCACCGGCGTCAAGCAGTACTCCACGGGCGCCCTCTTCGCCGACTGGATCCCCGTCCTCGCCCGCACCGAGGACGATGCCCTGCACGTCGCCTACGTGCCCAGGGACGCCGAGGGCCTGACGGTCGTCGACGACTGGGACGGCATGGGCCAGCGCACCACCGCCAGCGGTACGGTCCGCCTCGACGCCGTGCAGGTCCCCGCCGACCGGGTCCTCCCGCACCATCTCACTTTCCAGGGGCCGCAACTGCACGGAGCCGTCGCCCAGTTGCTGCACGCCGCCATCGACGCCGGGATCGCCGCGGGCGCGCTCTCGGAGGCCGTGGACTTCGTCCGCACCAAGAGCCGCCCGTGGTTCGAGAGCGGCTTCGAGACCGCGGCCGAGGACCCGCTGCTCATCCAGCGGTTCGGGGAACTGGCCGTCCAGGTGCGGGCCACCGAGGCGCTGCTCGGCGTGGCGGCCCGCGAGATCGACACGGCCCGCGCCGGCCTCACCGAGGAGTCGGCCGCCGAGGCGTCCGTCGCGGTCGCCGCCGCCAAGGCGCACGCGGCGGCCACCGCCGTCGAGGTGTCGAGCGCGCTCTTCGAGGTGTCCGGCACCCGGTCCGCCCTCGACTCCCTCAATCTGCACCGGCACTGGCGCGACGCACGCACCCACACCCTGCACGATCCGGCCCGCTGGAAGATCCAGCACATCGGCCGGTACGTACTGAACGGCACCCTGCCGCCACGCCACGGACTCCTCTGA
- the urtE gene encoding urea ABC transporter ATP-binding subunit UrtE encodes MKLEIDDIRVGYHRSLVLHGVSVDVPDDGVAAVLGHNGAGKSTLLRAAVGLLTPSSGAIRLDGEDITRRRPHERVARGMAYVPQGQQAFPHLTTAENLQLVADGRGRGKAAVSEALDLFPVLRSLSTRRAGLLSGGQRQQLAIARALVTDPRILLLDEPTEGIQPSVVAEIEETVLALAARGGLSVLLVEQHVGFAMRAAQRYYVLEAGRVTSSGEGGQEAERSVREALSV; translated from the coding sequence ATGAAGCTGGAGATCGACGACATCCGGGTCGGCTACCACCGGAGCCTCGTCCTGCACGGAGTCTCCGTGGACGTGCCGGACGACGGCGTCGCGGCGGTGCTCGGGCACAACGGCGCGGGCAAGAGCACCCTGCTGCGGGCGGCCGTCGGACTGCTCACCCCGTCGAGCGGGGCGATCAGGCTCGACGGCGAGGACATCACCCGCCGCAGACCGCACGAGCGGGTGGCACGCGGTATGGCGTACGTGCCGCAGGGACAGCAGGCCTTCCCCCATCTCACGACGGCGGAGAACCTCCAGCTCGTCGCCGACGGCCGCGGACGGGGCAAGGCCGCGGTCTCGGAGGCGCTGGACCTGTTCCCGGTGCTGCGCAGCCTGTCGACGCGGCGGGCGGGACTGCTCTCGGGCGGACAACGGCAGCAACTCGCCATAGCGCGTGCCCTGGTGACGGACCCTCGGATCCTGCTGCTCGACGAGCCGACAGAAGGCATCCAGCCCTCGGTCGTGGCGGAGATCGAGGAGACGGTCCTCGCCCTGGCCGCGCGCGGCGGGCTCTCCGTGCTCCTCGTCGAGCAGCACGTCGGCTTCGCGATGCGGGCGGCCCAGCGGTACTACGTCCTGGAGGCGGGGCGGGTCACGTCGTCGGGCGAGGGAGGTCAGGAGGCCGAGCGGTCGGTGCGGGAGGCGCTGAGCGTCTGA